Genomic segment of Acidimicrobiia bacterium:
CCGAGCAACGATCGTTTTCACAAGCAGCGCGATTGTCGGCCGTTCAGAGGAAAGCTCGTTCATCAGCTTGAGTGTTATGTACTCCGCGATGTCGAAATTCGCGGAGCCTGTAACGGCATCCAGCCCAGTCAAGCCTTTGACGTTCGATTTCCGAGGCAGGTTGTTGCTCCCAAGCGAGCCAAGTTCCGCGTTGGTGACCCACGGCGGATTACCGACAATCAGCATGGGTCCGTCTGTACGCCAGTCGAGATCCCGCCCGAGATCGGTACTGAAGATGTCGCGCTGCAGAAGCTGCACTTGTGTAGTCGGATTCCCTAACGCCTCCCTCGCCTCGGCGAGATGGCGAGCCTGGACGTCGATTCCGATCACCTCGTCAGGCTCCGGGTACGCCCTGAGGGCTGCCATGAGGAAGCTTCCGGTGCCGCATGTGGGCTCGAGAACACGTGACCACTTGATTCCTCGGCGCGCCAGCAAGTTGAGCACAGACGCTGATAGCTCTGGAGGAGTCTGCCAATCGCCAAGGTCCCTACTCACGACAGCAGCTCCTGTAAGCCTTCTGCTTCTCCGTCTGCGGCAAGGCCGATAGCCCGGCCGTACTGGAGTCTCCATTGGAGTGCATTCGAGACAGTGAGGTAGCCCTGGTTCGGCGCCTCGTTCAGGACGCGGTCAGCAAGCTGGCGACGGCCTATTTCGTCCAATGGAAGGTTGCGTTCTTCGAAGAAGGCAGTCAGATCGTCGTTGTTGCCGTCACGGTCGAGAATGCCGAGAATCCCTGTTGTCGTCTGATAGTCCGACGTCCGCCTCGCATCGATGAACAAGGCATGGAGGATGTCTAGGCGAGCGGCCTCAGCGGACTGGTCGTCCTCCTTCTTGTACACGAGGACCAAGAGGTGGTAGCCGAGTCCGTAGACCTTCTGCGTAGCGTCCAGGAAGGGGCTTGAGGACTGCGGTTGCTTGATGGAGGTCACCTTCAGATCAACGTTCAACGATGGGAAGTCGATGCCGGATGCAGAGCTACCCAACTCGAAGTCGTATTGGCGGGCCAAGTGGTCTCGGAACGCATGCTCAACGTAGGTTCCGACCGCCTTGCCGTCGGTAGCTCCGTAGAGCTCGGGGATCGCCCGACCCGTCAACTGCGTACAAAAGTCCTTGGCCTCGCTCTTGAGTCGGTCGACTGTGAGTTGGTCCAATGCCCTGCCTTCCTGCCGACGAATGACACTTCCGTAAGTACTGTACCCAGTCGGTCTGACACCTCGCCGAGTGTCTCCTCGTACGGCTGGGCGAGTTGCGAGCAGACCCGGGTCGGAGGGAGCGAAGAGGGCCAAGTACCTGCGCTCCAGTACCGCCATTGCCACGGCGCCGACAATGGGAGCCAAGTTGGGAGCCATTCTCTGTGGATGGCTGCGGACGGCTGTGGAGGCCGGTGGACGCGAAAGCGCATCGTTCCGGCATCTGTGGACCCGGGTGGACGCCCATGGACAGGGCTTGGAGATCTACGGATCAGAAGGTTGGGGGTTCGAGTCCCTCCGGGCGTGCCGCAAGGGCTTCTCTCATGTCCGGTCGAGACCGACGACCCTTGGGCCGCGGCTGGGCCGCGGTGGGGCCGCGAGGGCGCGGCTCCGGACGTCGTCGAGGCGGCCGATCAGCGCCTCATTGTCGGATGGGAACAGGTGCTTGTGGCGGTCCATCGTGACGGCGATCGACGAGTGGCCGAGATGCACCTGAACGGACTTCGGGTTGGCGCTAGCCGAGATCAACAGACTGGTGCATGTATGCCTGGGGTCGTGGATGCGCAGACCCTCGGGGAGTCCGGCGTTCTCGGAGCTGCAGAGACGCGAACAGCAGGCCTACCGGGATCTTGTTCCGCCGAGCCTTCTTCAATTCGGCTGACCTACCCCGTCCCAAAGCCCGGATCGGTCCTTGGCGGCCGGCACCCCGACGGGAGACCGAGGAGCGCCATGACCGATGCCGATCTGCTCACCGCCGTTCCCGACAACCGTGCCGCTGAGATTCGCTGCGATCAGCAGGCAGCAGCTCCGCTGTTGGGTGAAGACGGATCTCATCGAGCCGGACGTGGAGCGCTAGATCAGTCAGTCAGCGCCGAGACGCAAGAGTCTCAGGACCTCTCTCGCCACGAAGACTCGGCCGTACGTACGGCCGGTGGTCTCCTCGAGGATTCCTTCCTCGACGAGTTTTGACACTGCGCGATTCGCGGTCTGATATCGCACGTTGAGGCGCTTTGCGATGGCAGAAGGGGTGAGGACGGGGCGTTCGATCAGCTGCTCCGTGATCGTGATGATGGTTCCCTTCAAGCCTGCTCGACGAACACGCTCAACGGTGTTGGTCCGGTACTCGATCAGAGCGGTGATGCGCGAACGGGCGACGCTCGCCTCAGCTCGGATCGCCTCCGAGAAGAATCGAACCCACGGATCGAAGTCACCTGTCGCCGTTGTCTGGGCGAGAAGCTCTACGTAGCGCTCGCGACGTCGCTCCAGGTATGGCGAGAGAACCATGTAGTGGTTGGACAACGGTCCACGGTCGATCAGCAGGAGGATCGCGACTAGTCGCCCAATCCGGCCGTTGCCGTCGATGAATGGATGGATCGTCTCGAACTGATAGTGACTGACAGCGATGCGGGCGAGAAGGGGTAGCGCGTCCTCTTCATAATTCCATCGCTCCCAATCTGAGAACAGCTCCTCTAGACCCGGTCCAGGCGGTGGAGGCACGAATCGAGCCTCGGTGATCAGGGAGCCACGCGGTCCGATAGCAACCTGTGTCGATCTAAGGCGACCCGAAGACGACTCGTTCTCGGACGCGCGCATCAGCACCTCGTGGAGCTCACATAGCAGGTTGCGGGACACGGGACGAGTGGCGAGCTCGCGAACTCCCATCTCGGCAGCATCTACGTAGTTCGCCACCTCTTGAATCGGCTGCGTCAGCTCGATCTCGTCGATCTCCGAGGCAAAGAGGTCCTCCAGTGTGGAGAACGTGCCCTCGAGGGCCGATGTACTCACCGCCTCGCGGCGAATGATCGGGCGTGTGAGGAGATATGGCCTGTCAAGTTGGGTAGATGCCCCTTCGAGCCGACCGAGCTCCATCGCTGCCGCTTCGATCGTTGAGTATGTGTCGGGTGTGAGATCGATGCTCTTCGGGAGCGGGTCCGGTTGGAAGGCGTGGTGGCTGATCTTGCGCCCATGCTGTTCGACTGTGATGGGAACAAGTGTTCCTATAGGGGAGTCGCGGAATCGGTCTATGTCCATGGCTTCATGCATACCCCATGCTCTAGTTGTGATATTCGAGGGTCCGATTTCACAACATCGTGCATTCGCAAGGCAGAATATCACAACTAACGCTTTAGATGTGAAATCTCATGGGTGAAATTCACGTTGGAGGGGCCTTTCACCAAGGCACCGGTGCCGCGGCGCAGCTCGTTCTCGTCCGCCGTGCCCAGGGATCTGGGCCGCGGCTGGGCCGCGAGACACTGGAAAACGACCGTCAACGACGCGAACCGTCGTGAGGTGAAATCCCAAGCGCCACGCTTGTACTGCAAGGGCTTAGGTCGATGGAAGCTCGCTGGCCTTCTGCCGCTTGGGAGCCATCCGGGCTTGCGTAGCCCACCCACTTCGCGTACACCTTCGAGCGCAGCAGCGAGACACCGAGCAGCACGAAGGCGACGATCAGCAGACCCCACACGAGCAGGAACCCGATACCGACCGATGGCGTGTCGACGGCGCCGTTGAGCACCTCGGGGGCGTGGGGCTGATCGATCGTGCAGTGAACAGGTCAGTGAAGTATCCGCCGGACAGCATCACGAGTGATGCGACTGTGGCGAATGCTGCGAAGAGACCGAAGCGGCCACTTGTGCCTGCGTGGTTGATGTACAGCGATGCGACTCCCCAGATCAGCATCACGGCGGCGACGCAGCGCATCGCGGAAACCACACTGAATGTCGCCGTCACGACTTCAGCTGCGAAGTCTTCGGACGCGGGCTTCGCAGTTCACCGGGGAGCCGCCGTCATTCACGAGCGGATCGTCGCAAGGGCGAACGCGCCGCAAGCGCCGCACTATTCGGTGGGTTCGAGGATGACCACCGCAGTTTCGCCCGATCGGCGCGCGGCATACGCATCGAGGTTGTCATCGATGCTGCGCCACCGGTCCCACAGTCGCGACCGCTCCTCTCCGGCTGCGGCGCGGCCCTTCACCGTCTGTCGTCCGTCTGCGAGCTGTACGGCGGCGGCGGGATTCGCCTGAAGGTTGAGCCACCAGGCCGGTTCGCCGGCAGACCATCCGTTCATCGCCATCGTGACGAGGTTTGGGCCATCCTCGAAGTAACCGATCATGACGCTTCGCTCCTTGCCGGAGCGGCGTCCCGTGGTGGTGAGCCGGGCCGTGCCCCACTTCCCAGGCTTCGGGCGAGACAGACCGATACGGCCACCGGTCATGCGATAGATACCCCGATGGGTCGACCAGGCGAATCGAACCAACCATCGTGGAGGAACCCACGCCCGCTTCTCCGACTGTGCCATTGGTCTCCTGATGATGCGGCGTCGTCTGGCATCGTAATCGGCGGATCGTTGGCGGTACCAGCGCGGAATCCAGCAACGATTGCCGAAACACGGAGATGCGCTGCGATCTGTGTGTCTCCCTTGCTCAAGGGTCGGACGCGTGGAATCTGACCACGCCGCCTTTGTCATGAACTTCAGCGTGACGCCGATTCGTCCCGAACTCACGCCAATCGACAACCAGCTGGCTGCACCGGAGTGCAAGCACTGGTGTTGTGTCCTCGATCACTTCGGCATCGGCGAGGAGCAGGTGAACTTGGCCGTCGAACTCCACGAAGACCTTGTGATCACGAACGGTGGACCATGTCAGCCGGTGCATGTTGTCACGGGGTCGACCAAACCAGCCGGTGGGCAGTTCCATCGAAGCCGTTCCTGCGCGCTCGAACCACGCCGAAAGAAGGACCGCCACGCTGTCACGATCCGCACTGGCGTCAGATCCGTCACCGATGATGTAAACCTACTCTTTCATCCGTCCGAGCACACAGGTCGGCTCTACTCCGTGCCGATCGGCCGTGTGTCGGTTCGCGCCCAATGTGCTACGCAGTGTAGTAGCATTGCCCGAGGCGACAAAGCACGAAGAGGGCGTACGCCATGGCCAAAGATCCGTTTCTTGAGAACGCTGTCATGGAGGTTCTGTGGGGCGCGGCAGGTGGGATGACACCCCGCGAAGTTCTCGAGGACTTGCCATCTGAGCATGCCGTTCAATACACCACCGTGATGACCGTCCTCGCGCGGTTGTGGAAGAAGGGCCGCGTCGAACGCGAGCGCTCAGGGCGGGCCTACTCGTATCAACCAGTCCTCACGCGCAGTGAACATGCCGCTGCACGAATGGAGGAGATCCTCGATACTGCTGGTGATCGCAGTCGTGCGCTGGCGCGGTTCACCGAGCAACTGTCGGCGTCCGAGCGCAGGCGCCTCCGCGAGTATCTGGAGGGCCCATGATCCAGGATCTGCTCGCGGAAGGAGTTCTCGTCGCCACCATCGGTCTCGTTGCCATGCCGCTCGTGTCCAGACGGTTTAGGACGGCGTTCAGCCCCACCCAACTCACCCGGTACAACTCCGTGACGATGATCACCGGCCTTGCGCTCCTGCTCGTCGCGCTCGTCGCATGCGCCGTTCCGGTCGCACGAGCCATTGCCGGCGTCGAGCTGCCTGATCGGCACTTCTTCCCGGGAGATGCCATCGTCGGATGGGTATCGGCGGCTGTTGCGTTCGTGGTGGTCGGTTCCTTCGCGATCGGGTACCGGCGGACCCGGAACCTCGAGCGAATCCTCGCGGTCGAACCGTCGCTTGGCATCCACATTGACCGCGGTGACCATGAGTTGATCATCCTGGCGACGGCACACAGCATCGCCTATGCCGTCGGCACGAGACAGCACCGCCAGATTGTGATCTCGGAGGGGCTCATGGCGAAGCTGAGTGTCCGAGAGCTTGTCGCCGTTGTCGAACATGAGGCCGCACATCTCCGTCTCGGACATCGCTCCGACCTGGCACTCATCGCAATGGTCGAACCGCTGTCAGTCGTGCTTGCACCGTTGCGGCGACTCACCGAGGTGGCCCGCGCGGGGTTGGAACGGGCTGCGGATGCGGCAACATCGGATCATGCCGCGACAAGGTCGGCACTTCTCACGCTGAGCGGCATGAACCCCCATCCGGGAGTCGCAGCCTTCACATCGGGCGACCTTGCCGACCGGGTCGACGCGCTGGCGATAGCCGAGACACCGAATGCGGCTCTTCGGGCAGCATTGTACGCGGTAGCGTCCACACTCGCTGGGGTGTCAGCGTGGACACTCGTCCGATTCTGGTTCCTCTAGACCAAACGAGAACAGGGAAGCGACATGGCCAACTCGAAAGCGACATCGGCAACGACCACATCCGCACCGCTGGCCCTCGTCCTCGGGAGCATCGCTTGAAGAAGCACGCCACCTGGATCGCGATTGGAACTCTGACAGTGGTGATGGTCGTCGCGGTGGTGTTCTTCGGGAGTGGATCCCCGTCCGACACCGACGCAGGCACCGGGATTCCGGTGCAAGACCCCGACCTCGTCGCGGCAGGAGATGATCTCTATCAGGCACACTGTGCCGAATGCCACGGATCCGATCTCCGAGGAACCGATACCGGGCCCTCCCACCTCTCGGTTGTCTATGAACCGAACCATCACGGTGATGCAGCGTTCGTACTCGCAGCAAGGAACGGCGTCACACAGCATCATTGGCCGTTCGGTGACATGGCCCCGGTACCCGGGCTGAGCGACGACGATCTTGACGCGATCATCGCTTTCGTGAGGGAGAATCAGCGAATCTTCGGCTTCGAGCCGTACCCACCATGAGCGTTCGCACAGTACGCTGATCTACTACCTAGAGTCGTAGTGGAGCTTCCCGTCGATTGGACACGGCATGATGGCAATGACTTTCGAGTACGGACATATGAGTGGAGGGGGATGGTGGCTGATGATGGGCTTCTGGACGATCGTCGCCGCAGCCATTATCTGGGCGATCGTCCGCAGCATCGCAGCATCCGGGTCGTCGGCATCCAGCGCATCGTCCCCCGCGCCACCGAGTGCCGTCGAGATCCTCGCACAGCGGTTTGCGAAAGGCGAGATCGACGAGGACGAGTACCGCCGCCGGCGAGAGGTCCTCTCCGAGTAGCCGCGACTTGGTTCGAGTCGTGTTCACAAGCCTGGCCTGATCACCGGACACACTGGATCGACGCAAGCGTTGCCGCTGGTGCTCCCGGTCGGGAGTGCCCTACTTGGCGACGAGGAAGCGGTGATAGCGGAATGGCCACATGCCTGCGCGATCAGCCTCGAGGGCTCGGTACCCGTCGCGTTCGGCCCACAAGGAGATTTCGGTCGGCGCGAAACGATCCCGGCTGAGGATTTCGACGCGGGAACCGGACGGCAGGGATCGCATCAGCTTGTCAGCGCGGATCAGCCCTGTAGCGCATGGTGCTTTTCGATTGTCGAGCCGTTTGTCCCGAGCCGTTGTCATGGTCGAGCCGTTGTCATCGGTCGGGGGCCGTGTCGTCGAGGTCCTCGACCCGGCACACCCCGGTGACAGGCGAGCATTGCCGGTACAGCGGGCAGGTGATGAAGATCCCGATCAGGGCGACGATCAAGAGCACCTTGGCAGGAATGAGGATCCCCGGCATCGACATCCACCAGTCCGCCGGCATGGCGCGGTACACATCGGTCTGGATGAGTCCCGTGATGATCACCGTGGGCATCGCGAACCGCACCACCCAACGGAACCGTTGCAGCTGTCGGGCGAGCGCGATGACCGCTTCGATGGTGGGATGATCGCGTCCCGCGGGGATCGCAACGCCGAGGTTCCACAGGGCGCCTCCGAGCCAGAGTCCGAATGCGACGAGATGGAGGGTCCTGACGACTTCGGGAAGACCGGCAGCCGCGTCAAACGACCCCCACATGGCGGCCTGGGCGGCGGCTCCTGCAACGATCACCGCTCCGCTTCGGCGGGTTGCCACTCCACGCCACAGCAGTGCGGCTGTGGCGCCGGTGGCGATCATCAGCCAGAGCTGCTGGGTCGTGCTCAAGTAGGGGACGAACGCGACGGCGGCCGTCGAAACGGTGGCGAAGGCGGCGAGGATCCGGCTGATGGGCCGGGCATGCGCAAGGGCGCTGTCAGCCAGAGGTCGCATCCGTTCGTCGCTGAGTCCCTTCTCAGTGGTTCGTAGGTACATGGTTCTCCAGGCGGCGAACCCGAGGGTCAGCGCCATCGTCCACAGGATGAACCAGCGCATCAGCCCGAGGCCCAATCCGAGTCCGAAGGAGCGCCCCGTGAAGATGGCCCCTGCGATCGATGCGAGGGTGATCGTCACGAACGCAACCTTCGGGAGGAAGGGTGTCGAGGTACGGACCTCCACCGTGTAGCCGAGGTCGATGCCCTCACCGAGATCGGTGTGAATGGCGGGGATCGTGTTCATGCCGGGGAGCTGGCTTGGGGCGGTCATCCCATTTATTCCATCGTTCGCTAGAACTATTAATTCTATTACTACTACACGCGTAGGGAGAATTCAAGCGAAATGTCGGTGGCCAGATACCCTGGGTATGGAGGCGCGGGGGTCTCGGAGCGGCGTCATCCGGCTCACGCTTGTCGCTACGACGATGGAGGCGGCGTGATGCCTCGTCGCTCACACAGTCCCTGCGCTTCAACACCGAACGCCCGATTCATGCGAGCGCGATAGTTCTCCATCGCGATCGTCGCGACGAGTTCGACGGTTTGGGCCTCATCGAAGTGGATACGGACCGCTGCGAAGATTTCGTCTGTCACATTCGCGGGTGTGCGTGTCATCGCCTCGGTGAGCTCGAGGGCAGCTCGTTCTGCCTCCGTGAAGAGGTTGCTGGTGCGGAAGCTCCCGAGCGCCGCGATCTTGGCGTCGGATGCACCGTTTTCACTGCTCCCGGCAGTGTTGGTATCCATTCAGAAGGGGCACCCCACCATCTCGGCAGCACGCAGACAGGCGAGGGACCGCAGCTGAGCATCGAGCAGGCCACTTCTCGCCGGGGCGTCGCCGAGTGCACGGCTCGCTTGGAGGATCGGAGGGCAGTGTGCCTGAATGCCGGTCGGCACGACTGGTTCACCCAGCCATCGTTCGCTGGCCTCGAGCACCTTGCGAACCTCGCCTGACACCTCTTCTTTCGTCAAGGGGCGTATCCGGGCCATGCAGACTTCCTTCCTACCTTCGGTCCGATGTGGTCCGCCGCAGCAGGATTGCCCGCCACATCGAAGCTGATGTCGCGATCATAGGAGTGCCGTCCGACCACGGGCTCTGCGACGCCGCGCTGGACCGATCACGGCTGTCCGACCCCTTGCGGGACCTGGCAACTGCGGTCAGCCCCGTTCTGTGGGCCAGAGTTGACCTTTTCGTTGATGTGCTGTTTCAGGACATCCCTCACACTGTCGATGTTGATGTCGCGGGGCATCCCTCACACCTGTGGTTGTGATTCGTTTGGAGTTGACCCGGTTTGTTGGACACCCGATCCTGGGGTGAGTCTCAGGGGAAGGAGCCCTTCGATGGGTCGTCCAAGCAAGTATCCGGAGGAGTTCCGGAGGGAAGCTGTCGAGTTGTATCGGTCGTCTGACCGTCCAAGGGTCGAGGTTGCTCGGTCGTTGGGGATTTCGGATAACACGCTTGCAGCGTGGGTCAAGGCGGCTCGTGCCGAAGCCGAGTCGGGTCTTGATCCTGATGAGCGTGCTGAGCTCGAGCGGCTCCGGAAGGAGAATCGAGAGTTGCGTCTGGATCGGGAGATCCTCCGCAAGGCGGCAGCGTATTTCGCTCGGGAGACGAACAGGTGAGCCGACGGTTCGTCTCCGAGCATGCCGATCGGTATCCGGTCACCAGGCTCTGTGCACTTGCTGGGGTGCCTCGTTCAACGTTCTACGAGTGGCGGAGCCGGGAGCCGTCCCAACGTGACCGCGACGACGCTGCACTCACCGTTGAGATCGTCGATATCCATACGGCGTCTCACGGCACCTATGGGGCACCGCGGGTCTGTGGCCAGCTACGGCATCGAGGCATCCAGGTAGGCCGCAAGCGGGTCGCTCGCCTCATGGCTGCTGAGGGTCTCGTGGGTGTTCACGGGCGCCGCAAGTGGCGGAAAGGACGACCGAACACGGCACCAGCACCAGACCGGCTCCAACGCGACTTCACCGCCGAGGCACCGGATCAGCGATGGGTTGCTGACATCACCGAGTTCGCCTGTTGGGACGGCACCCTCTACCTCGCAGGCATCAAGGACCTCTGTGATCAGTCGATCGTTGGCTGGTCCATGGGGTGCGTCAGACCACCGACCTGGCCGTCAACGCCCTGGTCATGGCGCTCGGCCGGCGCCACCCAGACGATGAACTCATCCATCACGCCGACCGGGGATCCCAATACACGAGCCTGGAGTTCTCGAACCGAATGGCCGGCTGGGGCATTGCACCATCGTTCTCGAGGACCGGGAACTGCTACGACAACGCCGCCATGGAGACCACCTGGGCAACCATCAAGCGCGAGATCCGACACATCTAGGGCGACTGGTCACAGATGACCCGCTCCCAGCTGCGCACCGTCCTGTTCTGAATACATCGAAACCTTCTACAACCGGAACCGTCACCAAGCCCGACTCGGACACCGAACACCCGCCGCCACCTGAATCACACTGGGTTTGATGGAGACCGTTTTGTTTGGTTTCCTTACTTGCCAGTTGTGGCTAGTTCAGCGTAGC
This window contains:
- a CDS encoding restriction endonuclease, producing MDQLTVDRLKSEAKDFCTQLTGRAIPELYGATDGKAVGTYVEHAFRDHLARQYDFELGSSASGIDFPSLNVDLKVTSIKQPQSSSPFLDATQKVYGLGYHLLVLVYKKEDDQSAEAARLDILHALFIDARRTSDYQTTTGILGILDRDGNNDDLTAFFEERNLPLDEIGRRQLADRVLNEAPNQGYLTVSNALQWRLQYGRAIGLAADGEAEGLQELLS
- a CDS encoding Fic/DOC family N-terminal domain-containing protein: MDIDRFRDSPIGTLVPITVEQHGRKISHHAFQPDPLPKSIDLTPDTYSTIEAAAMELGRLEGASTQLDRPYLLTRPIIRREAVSTSALEGTFSTLEDLFASEIDEIELTQPIQEVANYVDAAEMGVRELATRPVSRNLLCELHEVLMRASENESSSGRLRSTQVAIGPRGSLITEARFVPPPPGPGLEELFSDWERWNYEEDALPLLARIAVSHYQFETIHPFIDGNGRIGRLVAILLLIDRGPLSNHYMVLSPYLERRRERYVELLAQTTATGDFDPWVRFFSEAIRAEASVARSRITALIEYRTNTVERVRRAGLKGTIITITEQLIERPVLTPSAIAKRLNVRYQTANRAVSKLVEEGILEETTGRTYGRVFVAREVLRLLRLGAD
- a CDS encoding nitroreductase/quinone reductase family protein; translation: MTGGRIGLSRPKPGKWGTARLTTTGRRSGKERSVMIGYFEDGPNLVTMAMNGWSAGEPAWWLNLQANPAAAVQLADGRQTVKGRAAAGEERSRLWDRWRSIDDNLDAYAARRSGETAVVILEPTE
- a CDS encoding BlaI/MecI/CopY family transcriptional regulator; translated protein: MAKDPFLENAVMEVLWGAAGGMTPREVLEDLPSEHAVQYTTVMTVLARLWKKGRVERERSGRAYSYQPVLTRSEHAAARMEEILDTAGDRSRALARFTEQLSASERRRLREYLEGP
- a CDS encoding M48 family metalloprotease translates to MIQDLLAEGVLVATIGLVAMPLVSRRFRTAFSPTQLTRYNSVTMITGLALLLVALVACAVPVARAIAGVELPDRHFFPGDAIVGWVSAAVAFVVVGSFAIGYRRTRNLERILAVEPSLGIHIDRGDHELIILATAHSIAYAVGTRQHRQIVISEGLMAKLSVRELVAVVEHEAAHLRLGHRSDLALIAMVEPLSVVLAPLRRLTEVARAGLERAADAATSDHAATRSALLTLSGMNPHPGVAAFTSGDLADRVDALAIAETPNAALRAALYAVASTLAGVSAWTLVRFWFL
- a CDS encoding cytochrome c, encoding MKKHATWIAIGTLTVVMVVAVVFFGSGSPSDTDAGTGIPVQDPDLVAAGDDLYQAHCAECHGSDLRGTDTGPSHLSVVYEPNHHGDAAFVLAARNGVTQHHWPFGDMAPVPGLSDDDLDAIIAFVRENQRIFGFEPYPP
- a CDS encoding SHOCT domain-containing protein, with amino-acid sequence MMAMTFEYGHMSGGGWWLMMGFWTIVAAAIIWAIVRSIAASGSSASSASSPAPPSAVEILAQRFAKGEIDEDEYRRRREVLSE
- a CDS encoding sulfurtransferase TusA family protein, giving the protein MTTARDKRLDNRKAPCATGLIRADKLMRSLPSGSRVEILSRDRFAPTEISLWAERDGYRALEADRAGMWPFRYHRFLVAK
- a CDS encoding transposase, producing MGRPSKYPEEFRREAVELYRSSDRPRVEVARSLGISDNTLAAWVKAARAEAESGLDPDERAELERLRKENRELRLDREILRKAAAYFARETNR